The genome window AGGAGCGACGGCCGACTGGCAGGCTGAGGCAGTATGTCAGGAGTGGTGTTTTGTGGCGGAAGATCTCGCCGGTCGATGATGACTTAAGTCCGATGGCATGAGCGGTTCTGTTTCGTTCGACAAAGGCGTCGGTTTAGCAATCAGGGTATATTGTTGCAGGGTTCAATGCGGGTGGTACCGCGGATTTGATAAGTCCGTCCCGGAATACAGATTGTATTCCGGGGCTTTTTTTGTTTCATAGGAAAGTGCGAGAGCACATTCTATTTTGATAATTTTTCAAAAAAAGTCCCCGGAATGCACAAAACTAAATTTTAGGAGGATTGTGACATGGAATTTTTAACAGGTGTAAAAGAAAAAGAAACTTTAGAGATCAGCCAGTTATTAAAAGACGGAATGCCGGGAAGTACGGTGAAGGTAAACGGAGCCGTTCATGCAGTCCGCAACATGGGAACAGTCGCCTTCATCATTCTGCGGAAACGGGAGGGGCTGCTTCAATGTGTTTATGAAGAAGGTACGGCAGATTTTGACGTGAGAGAGATTCGGGAGGCGCAGAGCGTAGAAGTGTCCGGAATTCTGGAGAAGTCGGAAAGGGCGCCTCACGGCGTAGAAATCCGGCTTACCGGTATCCGGATCCTTGGCCAGCCGAAGGAAGCACTTCCGCTTGCAGTGTCCAAGTGGAAACTGAATACGTCCCTGGAGGCAAAGCTGAACTACCGCTCCATTTCCCTTAGAAATATAAAAGAGAGGGCCAAATTCCGGATTCAGGAAGGAATCGTAAGGGGCTTCCGTGAATTCTTGTATCAGCAGGGCTTTACGGAGATCCACACGCCGAAAATCGGGGAGAAGGGAGCAGAAGGCGGCTCCAACGTATTTAAGCTGGACTATTTTCACCGCCCGGCGGTTCTCGCCCAGAGCCCGCAGTTCTACAAACAGATGATGGTGGGCGTATTTGACAGAGTATTTGAGACCGGACCGGTGTTCCGCGCGGAGAAACACAACACCAAACGGCATTTGAACGAATATACCAGCCTGGATTTTGAGATGGGTTATATTGACGGCTTTGAAGATATTATGGCAATGGAAACCGCATTTCTCCAGTATATGATGGAACTTTTGAAGAAAGACTATACAAAGGAACTGGAGATTCTGGAACTTAAGCTTCCCGATGTGTCCCGGATTCCGGCGATCCGTTTTGATGAGGTGAAACGTCTGGTCTCGGAAAAATATGACCGGAAGATCCGCAATCCGTTTGACTTGGAGCCGGAGGAAGAGCAGCTGATCGGACAGTATGCGAAGGAAGAATGGGGCAGCGATTTCGTCTTCGTCACCTATTATCCTTCTAAGAAGCGTCCCTTCTATGCGATGGACGATCCGGAAGATGAGAGATTTACACTGAGTTTTGATTTATTGTTCCGCGGGCTGGAAATCACGACCGGCGGGCAGAGAATCCATGATTACGACATGCTGATCCAAAAGCTGGAAAAGCGCGGCATGTCTGCAGAGGGCATGGAGGCATATCTTGACACCTTCAAGCACGGAATGCCGCAGCATGGAGGCTTAGGAATCGGAATGGAACGTCTGACCATGCAGCTTTTAGGAGAGGAAAATGTCAGAGAGACCACATTGTTCCCGAGAGATTTAAGCAGGCTGACGCCGTAATGTGACAGTGCAGCATGAGTAAGAGAGGTAGAAAGATGGCAAATAAAATATCAGACGAGACGATTGAATATGTAGGAATTCTTGCAAAGCTGGAATTGTCTGCCGAAGAAAAGGCACAGGCAAAGTCGGATATGGAGACGATGCTGGATTATATAGATACGTTAAATGAACTGGATACCCGGGGGATCGAGCCGATGTCTCATGTATTTCCCGTCCACAATGTATTTCGTGAGGACGTAGTGGAAAATGGAGATCAGCATGAGGAAATGCTGGCGAATGCGCCACAGAAAAAGGAGCAGAGTTATCAGGTGCCGAGGACATTTGCGTAAGCTGCATCAAAGGGCGCTTTTGTAAGGAAGGTACCTAAGGATTCGGATAGAAGGAGTAGGATATGGATATTCTGAGTATGACAGCCGTGGAGCTTGGGAAGAAGATCCGGGCGAAGGAAATAACGGTAAGAGAGGCGGTCCAGGCTTGTTTTGACCGCACCACCGAGGTGGAGGATCAGGTAAATAGTTTTGTGACGCTGGAAAAAGAAGAAGCTTTTCGGCGTGCCGAAGCGGTGCAAAAAGGGATCGAGGAAGGAAGATTTACCGGATATCTTGCGGGCGTACCAGTGGCGGTTAAGGACAATTTGTGTACCAGAGGAGTGCTGACCACCTGCAGCTCTAAGATTTTGGAAAACTTTATTCCGACATATACGGCCGAAGCGGTGCGGAATCTTAATAAGGCTGGAGCGGTCGTGATCGGGAAAACGAATATGGACGAATTTGCCATGGGAAGTACCACGGAGACTTCCTACTATGGAGCGACGAAGAATCCGTGGAATCTGGCGCATGTTCCGGGTGGTTCCTCCGGCGGCTCCTGCGCGGCGGTGGCGGCAAGAGAGGTGCCCTACGCTTTAGGGTCAGACACGGGCGGCTCGATCCGCCAGCCAAGTGCGTACTGCGGCGTTGTGGGAATCAAACCGACATACGGAACGGTGTCCCGGTATGGCCTGATCGCGTATGGTTCCTCCCTGGATCAGATCGGACCGATCGCGAGAGATGTGACGGACTGTGCGGCAATTCTTGAGGCGATCGCCTCCCACGATGTAAAAGACAGTACGTCGGTTCTGCGGGAGGATACGGATTTTACCAGTGCATTAAAGTGTGATGTGAAGGGAATGCGGATTGGAATCCCCCAGGATTATTTTACAGAGGGGCTGGATCAGGAAATTCGTGACGCCATCTTTGCGGCCGCAGAATGTCTTAAGAGGCAGGGCGCAGTCGTGGAGAAATTTGACTTAGGGCTGGTGAAATATGCGATTCCGGCATACTACGTCATCGCTTCTGCCGAGGCGAGCTCGAACCTTTCCCGGTTTGACGGGGTAAAATACGGATACCGCACGAAAAATTATGAAGAATTGCATGGAATGTATAAAAAGACACGTTCCGAGGGATTTGGACCGGAGGTAAAGCGGCGGATCATGCTGGGTTCTTTCGTGTTAAGCTCAGGATATTATGACGCATACTATCTAAAAGCACTGCGGACCAAGGCGCTTATCAAGAAAGCGTTTGACGACGCATTTTCCAGATACGATATAATCCTGGCTCCAGCAGCGCCGCAGGTGGCGCCGAAGCTGGGAGCGTCGCTTAGTGATCCGCTTAAAATGTATCTCGGCGACATTTACACAGTCTCCGTAAACCTTGCGGGGCTTCCGGGAATCAGCATTCCGGTGGGAAGAACCTCCGGGGGCCTTCCAATCGGCATGCAGATGATCGCGAATTGTTTCCAGGAGAAGAAGCTGTTTACGGCGGCATATACGTATGAATGTCTGACTGAGAAAAAATGGGTGTCCCGGTGGCCGCATCTCAGGCGAAATGGGGAGGACATACCAGCAGGGGAAAAAGAAGGAAGGGAGGAGAAATAGATGGCGAAGCAATATGAGACGGTGATCGGACTTGAGGTCCATGTGGAGCTTGCGACGAAGACCAAGATTTTCTGCTCCTGCAGCACGGAGTTTGGCGGAGCGCCGAATACGCACACCTGTCCGGTATGTACCGGTATGCCGGGTTCTCTTCCGGTCCTCAACAAAAAGGTGGTAGGGTACGCGATGGCGGTGGGACTTGCGACGAACTGTAAGATCACGCAGGTTAGCAAATTCGACCGGAAGAATTATTTTTACCCGGATAACCCGCAGAACTATCAGATTTCCCAGCTTTATCTTCCGATTGCCCGTGATGGTTACGTGGAGATCGAGGTGGGGGATATCAAAAAGAAGGTGCGGATTCATGAGATGCACATGGAGGAAGACGCTGGTAAACTGGTTCATGATGAATGGGAGGACTGTTCTCTTGTAGATTATAACCGAAGCGGCGTTCCGCTTATAGAGATTGTCTCCGAGCCGGATATGCGCTCCGCCGATGAGGTGATCGCTTATTTGGAGAAGCTGCGTATGATTTGCCAGTATCTCGGCGCTTCTGATTGTAAATTGCAGGAAGGCTCCATGCGTGCAGACGTAAACCTTTCCGTGAGAGAGGTGGGGGCGAGTGAATTCGGAACCAGGACCGAGATGAAGAACCTGAACTCATTTAAAGCGATCGCCCGTGCAATCGAAGGAGAGAGGGAGCGTCAGATCGAGCTGATCGAAGAAGGGAAAAAGGTCGTTCAGGAGACCAGAAGATGGGACGACAACAAGGAATACTCCTATGCAATGCGTTCGAAGGAGGACGCCCAGGATTACCGGTATTTTCCGGAGCCGGATCTGGCGCCGATTGTCATCAGTGATGAATGGATAGAAGAAATAAAGTCCCGTCAGCCGGAGCTTCGCACAGAGAAGCTGATCCGGTACAGGAAAGAATTCGATATTCCGCAGTATGATGCCGAGATTCTCACAAGCTCCAAGAAAATGGCGGATATTTTCGAGGCGGCAACGGCCATCTGTAAGAAGCCGAAGAAGGTGTCTAACTGGCTGATGGTAGAGACCATGCGTCTTTTAAATGAAAAGGGGCAGGAGCCGGCCGATATTGCATTTTCGCCCGAGAATCTTGCGAAACTGGTAAATCTTGCCGATTCCGGGACGATCAATAGCTCTGTGGCAAAGGAAGTATTTGAAAAAATATTTTCAGAGGATATTGATCCGGAGAAATACGTGGAGGAAAATGGCCTTAGGACCGTAAATGATGAGAGTGCTCTTCGTGAATTGGCGCAAAAGGTGATAGGCAGTAATCCGAAGGCGGTGGCCGATTACAGGGGAGGGAAGGAGAAAGCCCTTGGCGCGCTGGTCGGACAGATCATGAAGGCCATGAAGGGAAAAGCAAATCCCGGTATGGCAAGCCAGGTTTTGAAGGAAATGCTGGACTTGTAAGGGAGAAGAAGTTTGGATTTGCGATTCTAATATTAGAAATAGTCTTATATACAGTTCTACTGTTGTGGAAGCTGCAAGTGGAAGCGGGAACTGTGATAAGGCTATTTCTTTATTTTGAGAAAACGGTGCTTGACAAATGAAAATGTGTAAATAGGGATTCAATAATGCAGAAAAATGTGTAAAAAGCATAGATTAAAGTTGGAAAAAATGTGTAAAAGAGCGATAATAATAGAAAGAAGCGCCAATGCTGATGCTTTGAAAGAAAAAAGAATTGATTTTCACGTCAACTCTTTAGAATATCTTTAGTTTTTCCCGACGCCTGCCTTAAGAATTTTCAGGTATTTTATTTATAGGTTAATCGGGGAAGGGTTAAAATAACAGAACGGAGAACCTCTCCGTTTAGAATAAAAGAGAGAAGGGGACAGATTACTATGGAAATGAATCATGTACTGATTGTAGAGGACGACAAGGAGATCCGCGAAGGAATTGAGATATACCTTCGCAGTCAGGGATATAAAGTTTTTCAGGCGGCAAATGGAATTGAGGGTCTCGACATCATAGAAAAAGAAGAGATTCACCTTGCCATCGTAGATGTGATGATGCCGCGCATGGACGGAATCACCATGACCATGAAGCTCCGTGAGAAATACGATTTTCCGGTCATCATGCTGTCGGCAAAATCCGAGGAGGTGGATAAGATCACGGGCCTTAATTTCGGCGCCGATGATTATGTGACGAAGCCATTTACCCCGATGGAGCTTCTGGCGAGGGTCAATTCCCACCTCAGAAGATACCGCCGTTTCGCGGAAAAATTAAACGGAAAAGAGGAGAATTCCAACATTCATGTGATCGGCGGCCTGGAGCTCAACGAGGATACGGTGGAGGTATCGGTGGACGGAGAACCGGTAAAACTGACGCCGATCGAATACAAGATCTTACTGTTGCTGATGAAGAGTCCGGGCAGAGTATTTTCCGCGGAGGAAATCTATGAACGTGTATGGAATGAACGCGCCATCAACACAGATACCATCATGGTTCATGTCCGCAATATCCGTGAAAAGATCGAGAGCTGTCCGAAAGAACCAAAATATTTAAAGGTGGTGTGGGGCGTTGGATACAAAATTGAAAAACAGGCGTAAGCTGGCGATATTTCTTATTATATGCACAATTCTGATTCCAACCTTCGTGGTGATATATCAATATCCATATGTTTATAACGATTCCCGGGAGATGAGCGAGCAGAATCAGGAAGGCTATCTGACATCGGAGAGCTTCATGGGCAGTTTTTTGCGCACGGCCTGTGTGATGTATCAGAATGAAGAAGGACAGGAGGCGGGGAAGAGGCTCCTAGATGGGTATCCCTTCTATAACAGGGATTATGACTGCTTAAGTCCCTATCTGGAATATCAGGTGCAGGATCAGGAGGAAAATATTCTGGACGGAAATACCAGCGATATGAAGAAGCAGAAAATGACGCTGGATAATCTGAAAACGCAAGCGTATTTTGGCGTGGCCCTGGAATTTGACAGTGAGGGGAAGGCGTCGATGGTCGAGGTGGTCGGAGAGCGGAAAGAGGAGCAGATCTTTACTCTGCGCGAGCTTTTGAATGACCCGGATTACTGGATCACGGAAGATAATGAGTACTACGAGGACAGAACTTTAGAAATCGACGGCACGCAGGTCTGGGCCAGTTCGATACTGCCGCCCAGAGACAGAACCTACTATTTTGTCATGACCAGGGAGGGACTTGAGCGGTGTCTGCAAAATGCCTATGTCGGAGGCATACGCTCCGATGAACTGGTCTATCTGGTCCTGGCGCTTTCGGCCTGCGTGGGACTTGTGGCTTTGCTGCTTCCGCATTTTAAGTCCCTGGGGACGGGGGAGGAGTGGATATTTCACGCCCCGCTGGAATTGGTGGTCATTTTGGGAAGTACCGGACTTGGCGCAATCTCGGGCTATTGTGATGAGCTTTTCATGAAAACGGATTCCTACACGACAGCCGGCGATTATCTGATATGGATTCTGTATTTTGGCCTTATGTACTGGGTATTTGTCTGTCTGAGACAGATTCACGCGTTGGGCTTTCGAAGATACTGTCAGGAGAGGACCTGGACCTGGCACGCGTATAAATGGCTGCGCGGCCGCTGGAGATCGATCTGGCTCTGGGCCAAAAGGCAGATTGACAAGGTATATCATGTGGTGGATACATTGGATTTTACGGAGAAAAGCAATCGTACTATTTTAAAAATCGTGCTGATTAACTTTGTGCTCCTGGTTTCCATCTGCATGTTCTGGTTTTACGGAATTATCGGGCTGGTTATCTATTCTGTCATTTTGTTCTTCATTTTACAGAGATATTATGGAGAACTTCGTGACAAATATACATTGATTCTAAATGCGACAGGCAGGATCGCGGAAGGGCATCTGGATACGGAGATCGGCAAGGATTTGGGAATCTTTACTTCATTTGGGACGGAGCTTGACAAGATCCAGCGTGGTTTCAAAAAGGCAGTGGACGAAGAGGTGAAGAGTCAGAAAATGAAGACGGAGCTGATCACGAATGTGAGCCACGATCTGAAAACTCCGCTGACTGCCATCATTACTTATGTGAATTTGTTAAAAGAGGAGGGCGACGAGGAGAAACGGCGTGCGTATGTCGGAGTCCTGGAGCAGAAATCGCTTCGCCTGAAAGCACTGATTGAGGATTTGTTTGAGATCAGCAAAGCCAGCAGTGACAATATCACGCTGAATTTGGTAAACCTTGATATCGTAGGTCTTTTTAAACAGGTGAGCTTTGAGATGGAAGATAAGCTTAGGGAAAACGGGCTCGTGATGCGGTTTTCCCACCCCGAAGAAAGAATCATTCTTCATCTTGACAGCCAGAAAACATATCGGATTTTTTCCAATCTGATTGGAAATATTTCCAAATACGCCCTGCCAAATACCCGCGTATATGCGGAAATCAAAGTGGCAGGCGGTGAGGTGGTCATTACTTTGAAAAATGTCTCTGCCACGGAACTGAATTTTGACCCGGAGGAAATTACAGACCGTTTTGTGCGTGGCGATTTATCGAGAAATACGGACGGCTCCGGACTGGGGCTTGCCATCGTTAAGAGTTTTGTAGAGCTGCAGGGAGGAACGTTCCGGATTGAGACGGAGGCAGATCTCTTTAAAGCGCAGATTCGGTGGCCGGTCAGGAACGCTATTTGATTTGAAAATTGTGAGAAGAAAGGGGACAGTGGCGAACAAAAAGTAACAATTGAAAGGTGAAAAAATAATATAGAAATTTAAGCGGGCTGAATAAGCCCGTTTTTTATTTTAGCTTTTTGAAAAAGGAAAAAATTTCTAAAATTACGAAAAATGAAATTGCTGAATAAAATAAAAAAGGGTTCATAAAAAAGAAAGGAATAGAAATCAGTCATAAATGCTTTTTTGAATACCGAAATTATCTGTACAAAAAGGAAAATAAAGAATAATAGACAAAATAATAACGCGAAATTTGTCGAATATGACAAAAAAGAAAATTTTCTTCATAATATATTGAAAAAAATTTTCAGAAGAAATATAATGACTACAACAAACAAATCAGCCTAATAGCAGAGGAGGAAAAGAAAATGAGACCAGAAGAACTGAAAGAAGCTCTCAAGGGAATATGCGCCATTGCGGTGACCCCGATGACAGAGGATCGTCAGGTGGATTACGAGGGAGTGAGAAGCCATATTCGTTTTCTGAAGAGTAAAGGCATTAACAGGGACAACAACTGTACGCTGGTTGTTGGCGGAAGTACCGGTGAGTGTGGAGCGCTTACCATCGCAGAGCGGAAAAAATTAATTGAGACAGCGGTTGACGAGGCCGGCGAGGAACTTCCGATCATTGCAGGATGTAATCACAGTAATATCGAGGATGTCAAAGACTTAATGAAGCATGCAGAAGGAGCGGGGGCTGCAGGTGTCATGGTTCTTTCCCCTTATTACTATGTACCCACAGATGATGCTGTGCTTAGATTTTATAAAGAGATATCCAAAGCAGCGAATATCGGCATTCTGTTATACAACAACCTGGAAGTTACACACAAGGATGTACCGTTGGAAGTAATGGAGCAGTTGATCGGGGATTCCAACGTGGTAGGTATCAAAGAGTGTACACCGAACTTTGCAAAGATGGAAAAAGTTGCTCGTAAGATCGGTGACAAGATTGCAGTTATCAATGGACACGGTGAATTCCTTGAGCCGTTTGCAGCAGTTGCCGGCACGGCAGGATTTATTTCCAGCACATCTAACTTCGCGCCGGAGATTGCGGTGGAAATGTGGAAGGCAAGAAGCGCCGGAGATTATGTCAAGGCAAAGAAGATTCGTGACAGATTGGCTCCGTATCTGGATCTTGCGGCAGCAGAGAGCGCAACAGGCGGCGAGCCCGTAGTTCTGGCAATCTTAAAGAGAGCAGCGACTCTGGTCGGCTCTAACTGTGGACCGGGACGTATTCCGCTTCCGGAGATCAGCGAAGAATTAGAGGCAAAGATCCAGAATATGTTAAAAGAGGTTGGACTTATCTAGGTATTTGGTAAAAGAGATAAAGTACATATAAATTCAATGCCGCAGCTTCAGGGGAAGTTGCGGCAGCACAAAAAGGAGGAGTGAACAGATGAAAAAGAAAATATTATCAGTAATTCTTTGTTTGGCGATGATTTTAGCATTAACCGCATGTGGTAATAAGTCTGAATCCAATACTAAGTCGGAGGGTAAAGATGATGAATCAGGCGGGCAGACACAGCTTACTTTGCTGAGGTTGGGGGATCTCACAAAGGCTGAACCGATTTTTGCACCGATAGTAGAGAGTTTTGAAAAAGATAACCCTGATACGAAGATCAAGTTTGAAGCAATGGCATGGGCAGAGGCAACAACAAAATTGAAACTTCTCGGAGCGCAGGGAGAATTGCCGGATGTTACATTTATCAATATCATTAATGGCTGGGATCTGGCATCGGCAGGCTATCTGATGGATCTTTCCGATTTGTTTGAAAAGGATGAGACCCTTAAAGCAGAACTGCCACAGGCAGTTGTGGATATTGCTACAACCGCAGACGGCTCTATGTATTGGATTCCATCTGCTACCGGTGCATTTAGCCTTTGGTACAACAAAGACATTTTTGAGCAGGCAGGCCTGGATCCGGATTCTCCGCCGCAGACGATAGAAGAGATGATTTCCTATGCAAAAACGATTACGGAAAAGACAGGAATCCCGGGACTTGGCTGGGGAATTAAGTCTTTGGAAGATTATGCGAATGTAATAGAAAGTTTTTATTCCAGCTATACAGGCGTAGATATCTGGAATGATGCAGAGAAATGCTTCACCTTTGAAAAGGATGAAAATAATAAGAAGCAGATGCTGGAAGTTCTTGAACTGGCAGCAGCTATTACAAATGACTATGGAATTACACAGAATAACCCGATTGAGTATAATCCATTTGCACTTAGAACAGTATTCCGTGACGGACAGTGTGGTATGTATCTTGATGGCGTTTGGGCTGTAAAGGAATTCCAGGAAGAATTAAATAAAGGAGAAGACAGCAAATTTGCAACAGCTCTGTTCCCGGCAGGACCGGCAGGCTCACATCCGATCATGGGCTGTGACGGCTGGTCAATCCCGGCAGAATGCAAGAATACAGAAGAAGCATGGAAGCTTGTGCAGCATCTGATGTCATCTGATAATCAGACACGGCATGCTTCCCAGTGGGGCCTTCTTCCTATTCTGGAGTCTGAAAAAGATAAAGAGGAATTTTCCGGCGACTATTGGAAGGCATTGGTAGAACAGGAGCAGACCGTATCAGCAAGACCGAAAGATAAAAATGTGGCGATGATTGAACAGGCTATCGCAGACGGAGCACAGGCAGCAGCTATGCGGACGAAGACTCCGGAAGAAGCAGTTGATTACATGATTCAGACCGTAAAAGCGAATTATGTAGAATAGTAGCAGCGTGATGGGCAGTTTATCTGCCCATCTTTGGCTTTAGGTATTGGAAAGGTGGTTGTAAATGAAAACAAAAATGAAAAAGAAAAAGAACGCTTTGCCTTACTTGTTTTTGGCACCTGCGATATTCGTTATTATTGCTATTTTTGCAATACCGCTGGTCAATCTGCTGTGGTATTCCTTTGCAAAAGTGGATCTGATCGGTAATTTCCGATCCTGGGCCGGATTTAGCAATTATAAATATTTATTTACGGAAGCATTTGCACAGACCATGGTGAGGACCCTGATATGGGTAGTGTTTGGAATAGCGGGAATCTTCGTGGTCGGTACGGCTTTGGCGCTCGCGCTGAATAAGCCGATTCCGGGAAGAGGCTTCTTTCGTGCAGTGGTTATCATCCCATGGGTCATTCCGCACGTATTTGCAGGGACGATGTGGAGTTGGGTGCTCAATTCAACGAATGGAATTGTAAATACGCTCCTTTTGGAGATCGGGCTGATTAAACAGCCTATCAGCTTTTTGGGACCGGATTTTGCGTTGGCAACAGTGATTTTTATTCGTATCTGGAAGGGAGTACCGTTCTGGGTCATGAGTCTGCTGTCAGCATTGCAGACAATTCCATTTGAAGTAGAAGAGGCAGCGAGGCTGGATGGCGCGGTGGGACTTAGATATTTTTGGCATATCACACTGCCGTTATTACGTCCGGTCATGATCATGAGTGGAACGATTTTGATGGCATGGTCCTTTACAATCTTTGATCTGATTTATGTAATTACCGGAGGCGGCCCGTTAAATGCGACAGAGCTTTTGAGTATCACAATTTACAAAAAGGCGTTTATCAATGCAGATTTGGGCGGCGCATCAGCAATCGCGATCTTTACGATGGTATTTGTATCTATTATCGCGTTCTTCCTTATGAAACATAATGCAAAGGAGGAAAATTGATGAATAAGAAGAGAAAACGGAAACAGCTTAAGGATTACATTATACGATATATTGTGATTATCATTTGGGTGATTATTGCACTTCTTCCTATTTATGTGGCGGTCATGACATCATTCACGCCATTTGAGAAACTGGGAGAGCGCATGTTGTTCCCGAAATATTTCAGGTGGCAGAATTATGTGGAGGTCGCAACACAGACTCCGATGTGGGAATATCTGAAGGCGTCCGTTATATACGCACTGGGAACCAGTGTTTTTACGATTGTGATCTCGATCCTTGGAGCGTATGCATTATCGCGATTCCGGTTTCGGCTTAAAGTGGGATTTCTGATGCTGATCGTGGCAATTCAGGTCATTCCGCAGATTGTCATTGTGACTCCACTCTATGGAATCTCAAATTCAACGGGATTATATGATACGTATATTATGGTCATCTTTGCGATGGTAGCGTCGGCAATCGCAAATCCGATCTTGCTGCTAAAGGGATTTTTCGACAGTATCACCAGTACCCTGGAGGAAGCGGCGGCGGTAGATGGCTGTACAAGGCTGGGGGCGCTTGTCAGGATTATTCTTCCGATTTCCATGCCGGCGATCACGACAGCCTTTGCCCTTTCGTTTTTTACAGGCTGGGACGCATATCTGTATCCGATGATTCTGACATCTTCTCCGGGGAAAGTTTCCATGACGGTGGGATTGTCACGAATGGTCGACATTGTAACGCCGTGGAACTGGGTAATGGCCGGAACCGTTGTTGCCATTATTCCGCCAATTTTGGTTTATTTGCTGGCACAGAAGTATTTGATCGGAGGATTGACAGCAGGAAGCGATAAATAAATGAAAATGATACATCAGGAGGAAAGAGATATGAGTGAAACGGGATTATTGAAGATAGGAGTAGGAAGATTTTTATATGGCGCAGGCGCTGTGCATGAGCTGCCGGGGGAGATTTTGCGCTATGGGGTGCGCGCAGTTCTGGTAGGCGGAAAGACGACCCTTCCTATGGTAAAGAACCTTGTTTTGGCCGGGATGGAGGAAAAAGGAATTGAAAGCGAATGGATATTGATGAACGAACCCAATTCCGTAGATTTCGCGGGAAGACTGGCGGAAATGGCAAAGGAAAAGGGAAGCCAGGTCATTGTTGCGATTGGCGGCGGAAAGTGTATGGATCTGTGTAAGGTGTTCTCTGACTTTGCCGGACTTCCGCTCATTACCGTTCCGACTTCCGTTGCGACCTGTGCCGGAACCTCAGCGGTAAGCATCATGTACACGAAAGAGGAAGGACGCTATGACTGCTCGATCCCGAAGGAAAAAGAGGTGGATTCTACGATTGCGGACCTGGATCTTATCGGAGCTTCACCGAGGAGATTGTTCGCGTCCGGCATCATGGATTCTATCGCAAAATTGCCGGAAATCGTAAACGGAAAAGAGAGCATGACCTATCCGGAAGTGTCTGTGTACAAGTATATGGCCTATAGTAATTCCATATTTATTTATGACTTTCTGACGGAAAATGGCGTGAAGATCTATGAGGATCCGAAGGCAGATGAGAGGCTTCTTCGGGACGTGACGCTGGTCAATCTTTTGATTACTTCGATGGTGAGTGGATTTTCCAGCGGCGCCGATCAGCTG of Roseburia hominis contains these proteins:
- the aspS gene encoding aspartate--tRNA(Asn) ligase produces the protein MEFLTGVKEKETLEISQLLKDGMPGSTVKVNGAVHAVRNMGTVAFIILRKREGLLQCVYEEGTADFDVREIREAQSVEVSGILEKSERAPHGVEIRLTGIRILGQPKEALPLAVSKWKLNTSLEAKLNYRSISLRNIKERAKFRIQEGIVRGFREFLYQQGFTEIHTPKIGEKGAEGGSNVFKLDYFHRPAVLAQSPQFYKQMMVGVFDRVFETGPVFRAEKHNTKRHLNEYTSLDFEMGYIDGFEDIMAMETAFLQYMMELLKKDYTKELEILELKLPDVSRIPAIRFDEVKRLVSEKYDRKIRNPFDLEPEEEQLIGQYAKEEWGSDFVFVTYYPSKKRPFYAMDDPEDERFTLSFDLLFRGLEITTGGQRIHDYDMLIQKLEKRGMSAEGMEAYLDTFKHGMPQHGGLGIGMERLTMQLLGEENVRETTLFPRDLSRLTP
- the gatC gene encoding Asp-tRNA(Asn)/Glu-tRNA(Gln) amidotransferase subunit GatC, which translates into the protein MANKISDETIEYVGILAKLELSAEEKAQAKSDMETMLDYIDTLNELDTRGIEPMSHVFPVHNVFREDVVENGDQHEEMLANAPQKKEQSYQVPRTFA
- the gatA gene encoding Asp-tRNA(Asn)/Glu-tRNA(Gln) amidotransferase subunit GatA yields the protein MDILSMTAVELGKKIRAKEITVREAVQACFDRTTEVEDQVNSFVTLEKEEAFRRAEAVQKGIEEGRFTGYLAGVPVAVKDNLCTRGVLTTCSSKILENFIPTYTAEAVRNLNKAGAVVIGKTNMDEFAMGSTTETSYYGATKNPWNLAHVPGGSSGGSCAAVAAREVPYALGSDTGGSIRQPSAYCGVVGIKPTYGTVSRYGLIAYGSSLDQIGPIARDVTDCAAILEAIASHDVKDSTSVLREDTDFTSALKCDVKGMRIGIPQDYFTEGLDQEIRDAIFAAAECLKRQGAVVEKFDLGLVKYAIPAYYVIASAEASSNLSRFDGVKYGYRTKNYEELHGMYKKTRSEGFGPEVKRRIMLGSFVLSSGYYDAYYLKALRTKALIKKAFDDAFSRYDIILAPAAPQVAPKLGASLSDPLKMYLGDIYTVSVNLAGLPGISIPVGRTSGGLPIGMQMIANCFQEKKLFTAAYTYECLTEKKWVSRWPHLRRNGEDIPAGEKEGREEK
- the gatB gene encoding Asp-tRNA(Asn)/Glu-tRNA(Gln) amidotransferase subunit GatB, with product MAKQYETVIGLEVHVELATKTKIFCSCSTEFGGAPNTHTCPVCTGMPGSLPVLNKKVVGYAMAVGLATNCKITQVSKFDRKNYFYPDNPQNYQISQLYLPIARDGYVEIEVGDIKKKVRIHEMHMEEDAGKLVHDEWEDCSLVDYNRSGVPLIEIVSEPDMRSADEVIAYLEKLRMICQYLGASDCKLQEGSMRADVNLSVREVGASEFGTRTEMKNLNSFKAIARAIEGERERQIELIEEGKKVVQETRRWDDNKEYSYAMRSKEDAQDYRYFPEPDLAPIVISDEWIEEIKSRQPELRTEKLIRYRKEFDIPQYDAEILTSSKKMADIFEAATAICKKPKKVSNWLMVETMRLLNEKGQEPADIAFSPENLAKLVNLADSGTINSSVAKEVFEKIFSEDIDPEKYVEENGLRTVNDESALRELAQKVIGSNPKAVADYRGGKEKALGALVGQIMKAMKGKANPGMASQVLKEMLDL
- a CDS encoding response regulator transcription factor produces the protein MEMNHVLIVEDDKEIREGIEIYLRSQGYKVFQAANGIEGLDIIEKEEIHLAIVDVMMPRMDGITMTMKLREKYDFPVIMLSAKSEEVDKITGLNFGADDYVTKPFTPMELLARVNSHLRRYRRFAEKLNGKEENSNIHVIGGLELNEDTVEVSVDGEPVKLTPIEYKILLLLMKSPGRVFSAEEIYERVWNERAINTDTIMVHVRNIREKIESCPKEPKYLKVVWGVGYKIEKQA